A window of Saimiri boliviensis isolate mSaiBol1 chromosome 1, mSaiBol1.pri, whole genome shotgun sequence genomic DNA:
gatctgtctcccttggcctcccagattgctgggattataggtgtgagccatcacaatCACACCTAgctaagaagtttttttttttttaaacctgtttgcattgaatgtatattatattttgaataattacATGATGCCAAAACTGTGAAAGTGTACAATAAAATCTCCCATCATTGTCTCTTATCTGATTGGGAAACTATTCTCCCCAGAAAGTAATgtggcatttttttgttttgtttttcttttttactggcGCTGCCCATTGTGAACCTAGGCATTAGTTTCTTATATATCCTTtaaagagttttttatttttaaattttattattttttattaggaatggtagtaatttttttttttaagacaatctttttctctcttgcccagactagaatgcagtggtgtgatcatggcttgcttcgtcctcaacctcctgggctcaagtgattctctttcctcaaccttctgagtacctgggaccgtagatgtgcaccaccacccctggctcatttttgtattttttatacagacagggtttcaccatgttacccaggttggtctcgaacttctgggctcaagcatgtcccccaccttaccctcccaaagtgctaggattacaggtgtgagcctcctcGCTCAGCCTATTTATTATTagtattgtcatttttttgtagaggtgaggttttgctacattgcctaggctagtcttgaacttctggcacTAAGCagtccttgtgcctcagcctctcaaatttctgggattactgTGCCTAgcttcagagttttaaaaatgccCAGATAAGCAAATATTAAttgccatttgtttcttttatgttattGGAATACTGCTTAAGAAGTtactatttatttcattaaaactctttgctggctaggcacggtggctcacacctgtaatctcaacactttgggagggcagggTGGGTGAATTGATTGAGTTtagaagtttgaaatcagcctgagcaacatgatgaaaccttatcataaatacaaaataaaacaaaataaaaaaaattagccaggtatggtggcatgcacctgtagccccagctactcaggaggttgaggtgggaggattgcttaagcacaggaggtcgagtgagccatgattgcggcactgcattccagcctgggtgacacagggagtgataccttgtctcaaaaacaaatgaacaaaaaacccTTGGGTTGGCTTTGCCTTATTTaaactgttctttctttctttttttttttttttttgtatcctggCAATATAATTTCTTGACTCTACTATTTTCTCTCAGCATTGTTTATTTCTCCAACATTTTCCTATGAAAACGTTTTAACCatacagaaaaattgaaataattacacAGTGGATACCTATACAGCCATTGCCTAGATTCTACAACTTAAAACACTTTCAGTATTGATTTTGGTCTTTATGTTGGTATGTAGGTAATCAGCTTCCTGAAACTTTATGAAGTCATTATTCTCCTATTAAGGGAAttttgggggttttgttgttttgttgttacaCCAAGTAGTCTTACAGATGTGTCTGAGGTATTTGGAATTTCCTGGTTACAATATATGCACATATTCAGCTTTACTGAGGAGTGCTGGATTAGCTTTCAAATGGGTTATACCAATGTATACTCTAGAAGAGTTCGTGTTTCCTTTCCACTATTGCCCAACAATTAGTATCaatgtcttgatttttttcattctagaGAAGTATCTGTAGTGTTAGTTTTGCGTCTATGAAGTTGAATGTTCTTATGTTTGACTCCTCAGTTTTCATTTATTGCCTGTACATATCTTTAACCCATTTCTctatagtgatttttaaaatatttcatattctctAGGCTAATCATTGTTGTACGTTTTGGAGGTAGCCTCCAGTCATTGTCCTGTCTTaacttgacttttctttttgcatagaaactttttttttttttgagatggaatgcagtggtgccatctcggctcactgcaacctctgcctcctgggttcaagtgattctcctgcctcagccttctgagtaactgaatttacaggcgccggccaccatgcccagctaattttttgtatttttttagtagagatgggttctaccatgttggccaggctggttttgaagtcatgaccttgtgattcgcctgcctcagcctcccaaagtgctggaattataggcatgagccaccacgcccagctgcatAGAAGCTTTTTAATGTGGTCAAGTATGGTACTTTGCCTGCATGGCTTGCTTTTATCTAATAAGATCTTCTGCCTTCTAGGGTTATAAAGATTCTTCaagcttcatttttgtttttcaagcttGGCTGTTGTTCAAGTCAACCTCTAGCTAATTATTATCCCACTGTAGGGATAAGTTGTCCCAGCAGTGGAATGAATACCTTTGACAAAATGCCACAGAAGAATCAACTTTTGTTGTTGCAGGTCATTCAGTGGTGCACCCACCACAAGGATGACCCTCCTCCTCCTGAGGATGATGAGAATAAAGAAAAGCGAACAGATGATATTCCTGTTTGGGACCAAGAATTCCTGAAAGTTGACCAAGGAACACTTTTTGAACTCATTCtggtaagtttttttgtttttcttttttgagacggagtcttgctctgtcacccaggctagagtgcagtgtgtgttcttggctcactgcaacctctgcctcccgggtttaagcagttctcctgactccacctcccaagtagctgggattacaggtgtgtgccaccacgcttagctaatttttgtatttttaagtagagacagggtttcaccatgttggtcaggctggtctcgaacccctgacctcatgatccacctgcctcagccttccaaagtgctgggattataggcatgagccactgcgcctggcatctGGTAAGTTTTTGTAACGTATAAGATAGCTCTATTCTAGAGCCTTTAAATACTACTACTTATAGATTTAAAATTAGCTTACTTGACGCTGAATTTTAATACTCTGAACTAAAATGTAATGCCATATTTAAATCCACATATCAGTAACacactaaatgtaaatggtctaaacacaGTTAAAAGGCAGAAATTATCAGATCAGAAAAGCAAGATTAACTATGCTGTCtataagaaacccactttaaGTAAATAGACACACCTAGGTTTGAAGAATGAAAGGAGGTAAACTATACTGacacaaatgaaaagaaagctggagtgacTATGTTAAAGTAGATTTGGAGGCAAAGAATATTACTAGGGTTAAAGGGGATTATTTTGTATTGTTAAGGGCATCAGTTTTttaagaagacataacaatcatAAATGTTTATCTGCCTAGAAGGAGAACTTCAAGAAGTGAAACAACCCAGAAGAACTCAAAGAAGTCCACAGATTTGCAATCATAGAGATTTCAGTACCTCTCTCAATTAATATAACAAGTAGACAGAAATAATGATAACTTGATATAACACTATTGACCAACTTAATGGacatttatgaaacattttatctatctatttctatatatatgtatctttttgagacagagtctcactcatgtcacccaggctggagtgcagtggtgcaatctctgctcactgcaacctccttctcccaagataagtgattctcctgcctcagcctcctgaatagctgagattacagccacctgccaccatgcccagctaattttttgtatttttagtatagatggggtttcaccatgttggtcaggttggtctcgaactcctgacttcaggttatccgcccgccttggcctcccaaagtgttgggattacaggtgtgagccactgcacgtggcctaAAACATTCTATGTAATGattgcagaatacatattcttttcaagtGTATATTGCCAAGATAGACTGTGTTCTGGGCCATAAACCAAGTctcagcctggcacagtggctcacacctgtaatcgcaacactttgggaggttgaggcatgtggatcacttgaggccaggagtttgagaccagcctggtcaacatgataaaaccccatctctactaaaaataccaaaattagctgggtgtggtggcatgcacctataatcccagctacttgggagactgaggaaggagaatcgcttgaacctaggaggcagatgctgcagtgagctgatactgcaccactgaacttcagcctgggtgacagagtgagatggtgtctcaaaaaaaaaaacctctctatCATAAAAGGATTTACgccatacaaagtatgttctctgcaATGGAATTAGAAATAACGAACAGAAAGGTAACTGGAAAAATCTGCAGTTAACTTTAAAACTAACACATTTGCAAATAACCtataagtcaaagaagaaataaaaataattcgtACTTTGAGCTGAATAGAagtaaaacacatgaaaaatctGTGAGATGCAGCTAAAGAAATACTCAGAGGGAAACTGATAGCATAAAATACCTAtattattagaaaagaagaaaagtttcaaaTGAGTGATCCAagcttccaccttaagaaactagtaaaagatgaaattaaatacaaagcaaacagaagaatGAGAATATTAAAAgggcagaaatcaatgaaataggaAATAGGTAAACAATAAAGTCAGTGAAACcaaaacctgtttttaaaaatcagatcaaTAAAGTATAATGCTATAACTGCTTATTGAACTCTCTAAGTGTGGACAGATATTTTTGTCAAGATCTGATGTGGTATTTGTGTGCGtctgtacacacatacacaacagtAGTGGCTGTTTAACATTTGAGCTAGTATAGTTTGGTTAAGGAAGTAGAAGGATTCAACATTATAGAGATATAACAAAGATCACATAAAATTCTTTCATGGAGAAACTTATGAgtgatttatattcttctccctttaataaaattatgattttaagCTTTATTAGACGTGGAGTATCAATCATTAACTTTGGATTTAGTTTAAAACATCAAGTATACTTTAAGGAAAACAACTGTCTCTTTACAGGCTGCAAACTACCTAGACATCAAAGGTTTGCTTGATGttacatgcaagactgttgccaATATGATAAAGGGGAAAACTCCTGAGGAGATTCGCAAGACCTTCAATATCAAAAATGACTTTACTGAAGAGGAGGAAGCCCAGGTAGGTAGCACACAGGTTTGTCTCTGATCGCATGCTCTTAAAAAGGGACTAAAGCCTTTAACATACCAGAAAAGAGGTGACTGTATCAAGTAGTCTTGATACTTGAGGGAATACTAAGTAGTTTCCGTGTCTTAAACATATTCCTACTGGACTGTCATGTGTGAGTCTAAACGCTTACATGATACTGCATTTTTAAGTATAAGAACAATTAGTTTTCAACCAgagcagctcttttttttttttttttttttttttttgagacggagtcttgctttgttgccaggctggagtgcagtggtgcagtctcggctcactgcaacctccacctcctgggttcaagcatttcctctgcctcagcctcagcctcctgagtagctgggaccacaggcatgtgccaccacgcccagctaatttttgtatttttagttgagaaggggtttcaccatggccaggatggtctcgatctcttgacctcttaatctgcccgcctcggcctcccaaagtgctgggattacagacgtgagccaccacgcccggcaagagGAGCTCTTTCTTGTGAATTAACACCTGCAACTTTTTGTATAGATCATACATATCTGACTTCAGAAAAGCAGGCCCTGGAGAAGTGTATGCTAGGACACTTCAGAGCAACTTAATGagaggaggaaatgaaagaatagaTCAGAATGATTTTGTTCACATGACTACAGACTGAAATTGTGTCAGTGAACTAACTGAATTTGCTTTGTCAACTTTAGTAAACTGCCCATTGCCTTTATTTTGTTCATAATTTCAAAAGGGCAGAATAAAAACCTTGGGAGGCAAAAAAAGGAAATCCGGAAGTATAGTCTTAACCTGGTGTTCTAATTTTCCATCTGTTCTTCTGACTCAACTCACTAGCTATCGATGAATGAGTAGGTAGTATTTCTAAGTCTTAGGAAAGACAACTTAAGTTAAGGTACTTCCTTATATCCATCTCTTTTAGGTACGCAAAGAGAACCAGTGGTGTGAAGAGAAGTGAAATGTTGTGCCTGACACTGTAACACTGTAAGGATTGTTCCAAATACTAGTTGCACTGCTCTGTTTATAATTGTTAATACTAGACAAACAGTAGACAAATGCAGCAGCAAGTCAATTGTATTAGCAGAATATTGTCCTCATTGCATGTGTAGTTTGAGTACAGATTCCAAATCTATGGCTGAGTTTCTTCTAGTATgattgaaagtttcttttttctttgctctgaataAAACTGAACTGTGGGTTCTCTGTAAGTGGCATTTTGGGCTTTCCCTCTTTTTTGTAAAGCAATGTCTGCCTAGTTTCTTGTCCAGTTAACTTTAGTGACCTTTTAAAAGTTGGCATTGTAAATAAAACAACCTGCAAAAAAGTTACTTGGAATagaattaacaaaatattatctttattcaTGAGTTGGAAACTGGAAAAGGCTTCTTGAAGTAAATGTTCTCAGTGGAGTTACTAGGATGTCTTTCAGCCTCCTGCAGGCAAGGAGTACCACTGTATTGATTAGCCTGTATTTAGCAGGGTTCCTCCCTTCATTGCATCTGAGGACttgttttatctttaattttatttttaatcctcttAGCTTTAATTATATTGCCTAGAGACTCAGTTACTATCCAGTTTGGTTTTTTGGGAGAAATGTTAACTGGACAGTTTGTCAGCGTTTCAATTAAAGACACTTAACCTATGTGGGATGTCATCTTTTTATAATCAGTGTTCCCATGTGGGGAAAATTATTCACACTACTtgcatgtaaaaaataatttaacttttaacaaaaaaatatgtggtaaaatttagaaaacatccATCATGAATGCAAGATACTTTCAATAAAAAGTAAGTTATATTGTAGGTAGTTAAGTTTGCTTTTGTGGACTTAAATGTGTCTCTTCACTTAAATGGGTtgaatttgtatatatttctttagCTTGAAAAGACTTAGTTTATATTCTAGCTCACTGGAGGCTGCTGACATAAGTATAACTTCTGTCTCTTCTAATTGTCATTTATATGCCTAACTGGAGCCAGTACTTTAATTCTTAACACAGCATTACTCTGTCATTGTTTCCAGCTTGCCTTCTACAATAGAGTGAAGTTTTTGTTGATGACTTacaaattttgattatttttcttctgctccctttttttcttctttcttttccagttaATGTCTGTATTCACATGTAATCTTGTTTTTTCTTCACATTCATTGAGTAATTTAGGCTCAGATTATCCCTTGGCAGTAGTTTGCCTTCATCTCACCTTTCATTTGCCCCAAATTCACCTTATTTAAAAAGTCCCATATGTTTTCTCAATTTCTATTTGTTATCTGTACCAGAGATAGGAAACTATAATGTATGTGGATCAAATCAGGCCCATAGCCTGTTTTTGTAGTCTTTGAGCTAAAAAGGGTTTTTACTTTGTAAAGTGttgtttaaaacacacacacacacacacacacccacaccccgaccaccacacacacacacacacacacacacacacacacacacacgagaaccTGAATTTGAccaaaaagcctaaaatatttactatctcacatttacagaaaatgtttgccaaaccCTGTGACTACCTTTGGATTCCTGGTTCCCTTTATTCTTAGGAAATaagcttgtttttctttgagacagagtcttgctctgtcccccaggctggagtgcagtggtgcgatcttggctcactgtaatttcCACCCCGGTTTAAGCCATTCCCgactcatcctcccgagtagctgggactacaggcacgtgccaccacacccagcttatttttgtatttttagtagagatggggtttcaccatcttggccaggctggtcttgaactcctgacctcgtgatccacccgcctcagcctcccaaagtgccaggattacaggcatgagccactgtgcctggcgagaAATAAGCTTGTTTTAGATTTGTCCTGGTTTTAGTGGGGAGAGTAGCAGTGTATGCTCCCAGCTGAATTGTTCCATCTACCAGTTCCTCTATAATGATCAACTTCTGCAAAAACCTTATCCACCTCAAGTATCCttagcagctgggcatggtgctttatgcctgtaatctcaacattttgtgaggacaaggtggcaggaggatcatttgagcccaggagaccagcctgggcaacataggaagaccccgtctctacacaaaaaagaaattggctgggcgcggtggctcatgcctgtaatccaagcactttggaggccaaggcgggcggatcacctgaggttgggagttcaagaccagcctgaccaacatggtgaatccccgtcttattaaaacaacaacaacaacaacaaaattagcaggcatgtggtgcatgcctgtagtctcaactacttgggaagctgaggtggggggattgcttgagcctgagaggtcgaggctgcagtgagctggcattgcaccactgcactccagcctaggcagcagatcgagaccttgtctcaaaaaacaaaaaaaaagtatccttAGCAGTATTATGACACATACAAATCTTCACTGAAGGTCCAGGATTACTGCCATATATCATGTTTAACTTGTAAAGGAGGTATCACCTTCTAAGAAACTGGAGCTTGTTATTATTGCCACTTGATTTGTATAATACACAGGAGTTGTTAGAATTATAGTAGTAAATAATGTTACTATCTACAGTTAAAGGATACTGGATCTTTCAGAAAGATTGGATGGACAAACTGtatagtaatttaaatttttgtttccctCTTGACTTTCTGTAGTCTCTAATctttaaacaataaacaaaaatcctGGTAATCTTAAACTTTTACATTAATAGAAATCCAAGAGAAAATAGGTCATTTGTGACCACTGTGGACCCAAATAAATCATGGATGTGGTATTAAGAAGCCCTTTTCAATCTGGCTGCACCATTCTTTTCCTACCCTTCTTTTTCCTATTCCGCGCTGTATGCCCACTACTGCTTTAATATATCTACTAGAACTTTTCTAGGCTCTCACCTGGAGTGAGTGGTCCTTTCTCATTATCATAGCAGCCAAACCTCAATCTTCAAAACTGTACTAATTTCTGCCTACTCTCTTACTTCCCAGCCATTCTTCTAAACTAATATTGTGGCTTGAAGTCATACCTTGAGGCTGGAGTTTCAGTGTCTGCATGGCCTTGAGCAAGTTGGAAATAGTAGGTAATATGGTTTTATAGATCTAGTGCAGTTTGCTTCATATTAATTCCAGTACTTAATTGGAAGTCACTTGACAGCGGGATTTAACTTGTTATTTAGCAGCACTACTCCATGAATTTCAATATACGTAACATAAGTGAAAAGTCCTTGTGAAATGCAGGCACAGGGCATAATGaaaagaacagtttttaaaatgcatgagATGGGAGAGCTGGTAATAGCCTTGGTTTGGAGAGTGGTTACTGATGAATTATGAAGATGTTCTCTAATTACTGTTACAGTAGTAGAGGAAAGGAAACTCTTCTTGATTAACTAACCTTAAGGGTCAATTAGGAAATGACCTTTATTTCACCAGGAAAGAGAATTGAGAGGAAGAAGGTATTTGGCTGATTTGGGTGATTGAAGAATGTGAGTTTCCTCtgtaaacatggaaaatgcaTGCTGCTTCCTACAGTCCTTTCAAGGACCTTATGTCAGTCCTTTGACTTCTTGCCTTTTCATTGATTATGTCACTtgtgatctaaaaccaaaaccttcCTGAATGTTAGCTTATGACTTTCTCCTTAACATTGTCATGGCAAAAGATGTGCCCCCTCAAACAgattctaatatatatttttttgagatagtcttgctctgtagtgcaggctagagtgcagtggcgcaaccttggctcgctgcaacctccacttcccaggttcaagcgattctcctgcctcagcctcccaagtagctgggattacaggcatgtgccaccatgcccagctaaatttttcatgtttttagtagagatgcagttttactatgttggccaggctggtctcaaactcctgaccttgtgatctacctgcatcagcctcccaaagtggtgggattacaggtgtgagccacggaaCCTGGCCCTAATAATTCTTAAGTTGTGGAGGCAAGTTAACTCTTTTGAAGTGCTGTTGTGTTAGCTTACTTTAATAAATCTACTCTTGATATGTAAAACAGATAATGCTTTACAGTTCTCATATTTTTCCAAAGATTCACAAAATCATCCTGCAGCTCCCCAGGTGGGATCATAACTATGACTTTTTACTCTATAACTGTTAGAATATACCTGCTACTGGAATCAAACAAGAACTATATTGTGACTGGGTTGGATAGGTAACTGTAGCCCTGTAACATGACATCATAGTAATGCTGAACTTATCTTAAAATTAACTAGGGAAGGAGTGAGTCACTCTGGGCATCTGACCTAGGGCAGACAGATTTTCCAAATAACTttcaattttacttaaaaaattggCCAGTCCTATGGGCTGTGTTCTGATCccaacataaaatttttaaaaattacataagtTGCCTAGGCTCTCAATAAGGCAGTTTGGAAATATGAAGTTGTTTCCACCAGAAAAGAGAGATTTGAGAAAGCAGCAAACCTCTTGCTCTGAGCACCCTTTCCAAGCTGAATTTTTGCTTGCCAGCATTACCATTGGAAGATTTTTTTCactgctccttgcagagcagggctaccccgCAGGCATTGTGCCCAGAGCCTGAAGAGCTTTTTGATTCTTCTtataagagacaaggtctcacctctgctgcccaggctggagtgcagtggtgtgatcacggctcactgcagctccgaactcctgggctcagtcctcccacctcagcctcctgagtaagctggGACTGTATGTGTGTACAGCCACGCctaactagtttttgtatttctaaattttttatagagatgaggtattgccatgttgcccaggctgttttggaattcctgtgctcaagatcctcctgcctcaacctcccaaagtactgggaatataGATGTCAGCCACAGTACTCACCAccggtttttcttttttctaaataaacCTCAGAGTACATTTTAGTAGTAAGGAATCAACCAAGTAAGTGTTCTCCCTACAAAGTTTGAGGATTTGAAAAGTTAATCTTCAGTTATCTGGATTTGAAACCAATGTGTGAATAACTTTTTAAGCTAGGAAAAAGTCAAGAATAAGAAGATTGCAAGCAAAGGGAAAGCTTATAAAATGGTTGAATGTTTATAGCTCTCGCTTCTCCTTCGTAG
This region includes:
- the SKP1 gene encoding S-phase kinase-associated protein 1, whose product is MPSIKLQSSDGEIFEVDVEIAKQSVTIKTMLEDLGMDDEGDDDPVPLPNVNAAILKKVIQWCTHHKDDPPPPEDDENKEKRTDDIPVWDQEFLKVDQGTLFELILAANYLDIKGLLDVTCKTVANMIKGKTPEEIRKTFNIKNDFTEEEEAQVRKENQWCEEK